In the Syngnathus scovelli strain Florida chromosome 16, RoL_Ssco_1.2, whole genome shotgun sequence genome, one interval contains:
- the s1pr5a gene encoding sphingosine 1-phosphate receptor 5a: protein MSTDSIHIAYAVATPSEMSFSPPTGNLLRMFREYQSNAVILEHYNFTGKLKENKYKEGLKPEAIAFLLVCLLIILENAVVLVAIWKNKKFHVPMYYLLGNLTLSDMLAGFAYMVNLMTSGANTLSMTPVLWFLREGGVFIMLAASVISLLAIAIERHVTMVRMKPYQGDKQGRMFALIGASWVLSVLLGVLPVLGWNCMGQLDQCSTVLPLYAKSYILFCVTVFIAILMAIVVLYVRIFRIVKSNTQRLGSGPQRKGLCRKSQKYMALLKTVTIVLGVFIACWLPLFILLLLDFFCPTKQCQVLFKADYFLGIAMFNSLLNPIIYTLTSKDMRRAILRLLCSRCLLTKDGQVKKIGMPFLECSTSKTDAAASHRLEGVETTVSSGNFTPSTIKAIFPKLSKT from the coding sequence ATGTCAACAGATTCTATCCACATTGCTTACGCTGTGGCAACTCCATCCGAGATGAGCTTCTCCCCGCCAACAGGAAACCTGCTTCGGATGTTTCGGGAGTACCAGAGTAATGCGGTCATCCTCGAGCACTACAACTTCACAGGCAAGCTGAAGGAGAACAAATACAAGGAAGGACTCAAACCGGAGGCCATTGCCTTTCTGCTGGTCTGCCTGCTTATCATTCTAGAAAATGCCGTGGTGCTCGTGGCCATCTGGAAGAACAAGAAGTTCCATGTGCCCATGTATTATTTACTGGGGAACCTGACTCTGTCCGACATGCTGGCAGGGTTCGCCTACATGGTCAACCTCATGACGTCTGGTGCCAACACATTAAGCATGACCCCTGTGTTGTGGTTCCTAAGGGAAGGGGGCGTGTTCATCATGCTGGCGGCGTCCGTCATCAGTCTCCTGGCCATCGCCATCGAGCGCCACGTTACCATGGTGAGGATGAAGCCGTATCAGGGCGACAAGCAGGGCCGAATGTTCGCCCTGATCGGGGCGAGCTGGGTGCTGTCCGTGCTGCTGGGCGTCCTGCCTGTTCTGGGTTGGAACTGTATGGGTCAGCtggaccagtgctccaccgtccTGCCGCTCTACGCCAAGAGTTACATCCTCTTCTGCGTCACGGTCTTCATCGCCATCCTCATGGCCATTGTGGTTCTCTACGTGCGCATCTTCCGCATCGTTAAGTCCAACACCCAGAGACTCGGCTCAGGCCCGCAAAGAAAAGGCCTGTGCCGGAAGTCCCAAAAGTACATGGCCCTGCTCAAGACCGTCACCATAGTCCTGGGAGTCTTCATCGCATGCTGGCTGCCGCTCTTCATCTTGCTGTTGCTCGACTTCTTCTGCCCGACCAAACAGTGTCAAGTGCTCTTCAAGGCTGACTATTTCCTGGGCATCGCCATGTTCAACTCTCTTCTCAATCCCATCATCTACACTCTGACCAGCAAGGACATGAGGAGAGCCATCCTCAGGCTGCTCTGCAGTCGCTGCCTTCTAACCAAAGACGGACAAGTGAAGAAGATCGGGATGCCCTTCTTGGAATGCAGCACCAGTAAGACGGACGCTGCTGCTTCTCACAGACTGGAGGGAGTGGAGACCACCGTGTCTTCTGGGAATTTTACACCTTCAACGATAAAAGCCATCTTCCCTAAATTGTCCAAGACATGA